A DNA window from Oncorhynchus tshawytscha isolate Ot180627B linkage group LG13, Otsh_v2.0, whole genome shotgun sequence contains the following coding sequences:
- the LOC121839106 gene encoding LOW QUALITY PROTEIN: sialate O-acetylesterase-like (The sequence of the model RefSeq protein was modified relative to this genomic sequence to represent the inferred CDS: inserted 1 base in 1 codon), with protein MHLKISSHLWYLISVGLCYFLFRFPMPYTPSMYLSVWTNSLLWNAMIHPLLNMTIKGAIWYQGEANTDYNQKKYSCSFPSMIDDWRMAFHQSSGGQTAPDFPFGFVQVSTYRKASLSEGFPNIRWHQTADYGFAPNLRMKNTFMAVAMDLGDEMSPFGSIHPXDKQDVAYRLSLGARAVAYGEEGVSFQGPFPSRVLVNDQYINVTYDQRVSVTQSKDIFQICCSVVKVPCDTLSLWVPAPIMQWGLSAIQVSSNYCSLNHVAGLRYAWRDWPCDFKACPVYSADGVLPAPPFTLNRWPDKR; from the exons ATGCACCTTAAAATATCCTCTCACCTATGGTACTTGATATCAGTTGGACTATGTTATTTTCTTTTCAGGTTCCCCATGCCATATACACCTTCAATGTATTTGTCTGTGTGGACTAACTCTTTGTTGTGGAATGCCATGATCCATCCACTTCTCAACATGACCATCAAAGGGGCTATCTGGTACCAAG GTGAGGCCAACACAGACTACAATCAGAAGAAATACTCCTGTTCCTTTCCCTCCATGATTGATGACTGGAGGATGGCTTTCCACCAGAGCTCAGGGGGACAGACTGCACCAGATTTCCCCTTTGGATTTGTACAG GTCTCTACGTATAGAAAGGCCTCCTTAAGTGAGGGATTTCCAAACATACGCTGGCACCAGACTGCAGACTATGGCTTTGCTCCCAACCTGCGTATGAAGAACACATTCATGGCTGTTGCTATGGACTTAGGAGATGAAATGTCTCCTTTTGGCAG TATCCATC CGGATAAGCAGGACGTGGCCTATAGACTGTCTCTAGGGGCGAGAGCTGTGGCTTATGGGGAGGAGGGTGTCTCATTCCAGGGGCCTTTCCCTAGCCGGGTCCTGGTCAACGACCAGTATATCAACGTAACCTATGACCAGAGAGTGTCTGTCACTCAATCCAAAGATATCTTTCAG ATTTGCTGCTCAGTGGTGAAGGTACCCTGTGACACTCTGTCACTGTGGGTCCCAGCTCCCATAATGCAGTGGGGCCTTAGCGCCATCCAAGTGTCCTCGAATTACTGTTCCCTGAACCATGTAGCCGGCCTGCGCTACGCATGGAGGGACTGGCCTTGTGACTTTAAGGCATGTCCTGTTTACAGTGCTGACGGGGTTCTACCTGCACCTCCCTTCACTCTCAACCGCTGGCCAGACAAGCGGTGA